In Labrus bergylta chromosome 5, fLabBer1.1, whole genome shotgun sequence, the genomic window AGAGAGTAGAAAGGTAGAATTATGCATGAAGACTGCCTTGTCCATTaccatttaaactattttttttttttacttttatagaTTACTATTGTCTAATTTTGAGACTAGATGAGTCACTAGTACCCTTTATAACTAGGTGCAATATGTTTGTTGCTACTTTCCTTGAAATTCTCAATACAAACAGagaaggtgtttttatttttaggacTCCATGGAccattgcttaaaaaaaaaagaaacctccaacattattttaaaatattgttgCTGTTGGTATCaaaaaggaagatttttctCCCTAAAAGATTCATGCAAAGGTTTATGTAAAAGATCCATGCTTCACTATATTTAAGCTGCCTATCTTTCCCTTATAATGTGTCAGATCACATATCACTTCTTTCCCTCAAGATTAACGCGTTGGTTCTGCTTGTGCATTTGATTGACAGGCATCACTCAGGAGATGATCAACGAGACACGAGCATCGACAGAGAGGAAGATGCTGGGAGACATTCAGGAACTGATGAGACAGGGAGAAGAGGTCAACCAGCAGGACTCTCAAGGAGCAACACTGGtaaaacaaattttaaaaaattacaAATTTTAATCTAAAATAAGctgactgaatgtttttttcttttttataaatcagACACTTGAAAGTTTTGCTGAATCACAAACTTTCCTCTCCTATAGGCTCGGGATTTCTAGAAAACTGgcaaaacatcacaaacaaacataaaaacagttgagtttgctaaaaaagaaaagtacatactgttatataaaatacaaactCATCCTATCCTGATGATTCATTTAAAGTCAAAGTTTCCTTGTCAAACTTGGTTTTTGCTTTTACTTTGCAGCCGCTGCAGGACTTAGTCTTGGTGTTGCTTTTATTCTACTTCCTCCAATACAAAGCTACCAGTACCAACAAGTacaaggtcacatattatccaaAATctactttgtcatttttttctcacactaatatgtgtccctagcctttCTACCAACCTCCCAATTAtgacaaaagtccatcctctccgtcttttacctgctccacttttcagaaaatgtgctcaaacaggccgattttccctttgtgacatcacaaagggcagtaacccctccccaaggtgggtgacactcccacagctaggtgttggTTCTGCCCCCTGAGTCTGTGTTTCcacagtaaacaatagggcatggtgcaagaaagcccaagcaacctccccttccagagagggggcgtggtcagacacagctcatttacatttaaagctacagacacagaaacagcctgttctgagctgaaaatagaggggtttatagacatgcttAAATAAAGGATCAGAGaggatttttaacaagaaacttcaaagaCATGCTTTAGGGAGCTTATTTAAACTCTAAAAGGAGtatgatatgtgacctttaggaTATTGGTACTATCAATAATTACAAAAATTGCACTGAAAGTGTTTattgaaaaaggtaaaacagGAAACCTACGTGGGTAGCAACATGTTGACATCACTGAATTTAGAGGTGAAAAAAACTATCTGCTTGTTTTGACTGAGATTTGTGCAGTTTTGTTCACTGATGCATGCATGACATCATTAGTCATAAACTTTCATCAGTTTATTATCAGACCAAAAAACATGGTTTAAAAACCACACAGCTTGAAGTACGGCTGGGTTACTCCATCATTTCTGCCTCCAGGCCGGCTGATTCTGTAAGGGATTAAGgttgttatgttgtgtttactgtgacacaaagcagcagaaatgcAAGGCATTCAGTTAGAGGAAAATATGGGAATAGTTTGTACATATTTAGAGGATTTTAATGATTGTAGATCCACCTTTTAATGATCGTGTGTGCTCATCTAAGGCTGCTTTATGAGGCTATAAAATCTTGAAAGCTAATCAGGCGTTAAGAAACTCTTTATGGTCTTCTTAAAGGATAATCAGCTGTGTGATTTCATAATGCTCTGCAGATATAAAAGTGATCTGTTGCTGAGCACTGAATACACCTGCAGTCATATTTAAAAACTATGTGAAGAGGAATTGAAAAAGATCTTTAATAATACATATGGATGCACAACACTGCACAGAGTGTGGATCCGTCTGAGGCAAAATGATCTGTTATTTTAGGATTCATAACTAAAATCAACTTGGCTTAgattaagaagaaaaagagacccataataacaaacaaaaaaaattacaacgatatgtaaaaacaatttaaaaatcagATTGGAAATTTACCTGAAGTTTCTTTTAGTGGTTTCATAACTTGTGTTTGAGGAAAGCTGTAGctttctgaaataaaacacaattaacAACAAGTAGCAGAAAGCTTCAGATTAGAATATTAACAAAAGAGTTACAACATTATGATCCAGGAATTAATcatttttgcaccaaaacaccatgGCACCAAGAATCAAAACATTTGATAGGAaattatctgtgttttttatgaGTTTATCAAGAAACCGGGGGCTGGTCCCACATGAACGCCAGATCAAGTCTCCCCTCATCCTGTGGTTACTTGTGTACAGCAGTGCGTAGACAGGAAGTGGTTGAGCAGGTGACAGAGTTAACAGTGACTGCTTTCAGAGAAAAGTTAATAATGAAGTTGAAAAACAGGCTGTTGGTTGacatttcaaatatttcttGAGTTCAGGGCTCAAACCACCAAAATGTGGCTATGCCACGAGTTATTTCTGCAACAAGCTGCTTTGAGACTGCTAAAAAGctaaatgtaaacattacaaTGCTACAACTTACTTGTGTCTTCTGACTGAGTTAAACAATCTTTGCGTAGTGCAGATGTTGTTCATCTTGGCCTCATCTACTGTAGCTGTATATGCTTGATGCTGACAACATCCAGCACTACAAGCTACCAGCtactgcacacactcacaacctTCATCACCTTCTTGTCATGCTGGTACTTCCTGTGTGCTAACCCTGTGCACCTGTGTACCAAAGTTACTGCGTAGGGGCTATGGGCCTCTGCACATTATTTCATGAATCTGAATTAGACTCACACTAGAACAATAGAGTTAATCAATACTTGGTGTACATGGTGATCTGCTTTCAATCTTAGATGCACTAAATTATTGATGCCTTTTTCGACATGCAAACATGATAAACTGGCAAACagtttcatttcaaatcaaTGGGTCAATCACGTTCTTGGTTTGGGGGCTGCTTTCATCCCTCTTGTTTTATCAGAAGTGTATGAGAAAATGACTCAGGCATATATGTAGATGATATTTAAGTACTTTGTGCCCCATGCTTCTGTGTGGATTATTCGTTTAGCCTCGAAATAGCCCCATGCTAAAGTGGTCagtgaatttgttttgtttttaggcCAGTGACCTGATTATTTTGAAGTCAAGTAATCATCTGCATAAAATTTCTCAAGCATAGATGCCTTAATGAAGTCTTTATTATCTTATCAGGGATTTAGCTTTGCGGTAGAAACACAGGGACAGATCACTGGATCAAAATAGCCAGGGGACATTACATGGTAGTAGCCCAAAATAACCTGTTAAGCTTTAAAGTCTTACCACAGATTGTCTGATTGAGCTGCTTGTTTCTCTGCGCTATCCGTCCCCGATAATCTCTATTCGAGCATGATGAAGCAAACTGGAGCATGCTTTATTAAAACTGCTGGCAGAGACGAGAAGAAGAGACCTGGAACTGGTAGGAAGTTATGTAAAGCtaatcttttgttttctgctcaaaTACAATCTGAGTTCCAGTTTTGATGTGCAGCCAGGAACACAGATTATGATCTCTTGTAGTTGCTGATCAAACTGTAGTGCAAACAAACAATCCAGCACTtcaacagggagagagagaaaataaggaATTATAACATATAGTGTTTTGGTGTGAAACTGCAAGAAATTGGAcaaaagagatacaaacaaaaAGGTGGGACGCATCATCAGGCGATGTTTCCTGGGTTCCCTGGATGTTTCAGGTCtctaaaaaatatcaaacactcTCACCAAGGTGACCCAGCCAGGGTTCGCATCGCTAGGCCatggatcccccccccccccccccctctctctatccaCAGCCACCTGGAGGCTTTCTCTGCTGCCTCTATTGCAGTCCTAATGGCTGTTCTCTTAAACAGCCCCCTCATTCCCAGCAGTTTGGAGAGCCTGTAGAGAGAGCGGCCTGCAAAGCTTGTGTAGCCTATACTTCCACTGGATGGCAGTGTTCTCGCCACCCCTGTTTCATTCCTCCCTGGTATTTGGCAAGCTAGCTTTCAAAAGCCTCCTCTATGTAGTCTTTCCAGGGCCTATCAATCCTATCGAGGCCTCTGACAAGATGATGATGTCTGGTCACAATGATGTTGCTGTGATGTCTACCAGAACATTAAGTTGCTTGCCCAGTTTGGCCATAATATACCAGTCCTGTGCGTTGGAGAGTAGACCTGCCAGGGCTGTGAGATGTGGTTTGATGAGCGACTGGTGTGTGATCGTGTGATCGTCTTGAATGTTATAAGAGTGCTTAATCCTCTTTACTGCTAGCAAGTATGTTCTTAACCTCACATTTCTTTAGACTGTGAATGTACTCAGTAGCATGTAGCAttgaaaaaaaggttcaaaaaaGATGTCATCAAAGGGTCAGGCTCTATGCTGCCTCCTGAGATCTCCTCGCCGTCCTAAAAAGGAAACTCTCCCGCTGGGAGGTGCATATTTGATCAGGCTACTCAGGAAGgtttcaggggcagcctgtccTGAAATCTTTTAGAAATTTTCAGAAGTGCATGTAAGACCCAAACCCCAGACCTCAGACCTCCTATTTACAGTTCTACTTTTCCACTACACCTACATGTTTTTAGCCAAAAACTGGATAAGTCAGAGAGAGCTTATCCCAGCATACTTCTCAGTCAGGCTGCCAGTGATATTGCGAGAGGCAACTGAATCGCCCTGAGGAAACCATAACATGGTGACACAATCCAGACATTATGAAACTTGTGGTTTTTGGCATTTGTGATGCTTGCAGCTTAGCCCTCATTCCTCCGCTTTGGTCCAGACAGAAATATCTCAACAAGTAAATGAATAAACCTCCTGACTTCTGCACTAGTGCCACCATGAGGGTATATAAAAAAGTTTGTTCACTAGCCTACTAATGTTTACGAGTAAGTATTGCTAAaacttcaaatatttccaaccGCCTTATCTTTACTTTGTGATCAGTTTGATGTTATTGACACAGCAATCAAATGATGaatgagcagaaccagactcatgttgaacagccaacAGCCCAAACTGTGCCGGTTTGGAAAATGGGATATAGGGAGATGCAGATAATATGATGTGCTGACATACAAGTGGTTCAAAGATGTATTTGTGTGAAcaagtgaaaatgtaaatgtccttGTGTGGATTCCAAAACAGAACTTGAATTGTAAGAGAAAGACTTGAATGTCTGTAACAGACTTTAATATGATCAGATTCACTTCTGTTGTTCCGCTTCATACCAAATATAGACTTTGAGTACAAACAAGTAATGAGGTTAATAATCTGATAGACTAGATAtgataaaaagaaagatttgCAGTGGTTTAATCTGATCAGCTCCTTGTGTAATTGTTTCCTTATACAGTACATGTGAGTCTGTGACCTGCAGAGTGGATTATCTCAGGCCAGCAGGATCACTTTATATCTTTTAATGGCAGTTACTCAGTATTAATTTACTGTTCCAGCAGAATCCAGCATCTCATCAACCTGCAGAGTATTTAACAATGTTGTGGAGGAAACATCCATGAATGAATGTGCCAAACATGGACACAAGGGTTTATCTAAAGTATATTTTTGCAGGTGCAGCATGATGTCCTTATTATATGGACATTTTAAAGTATAATTTGACATCTGAATTGTAACGTTAGAGTAAAATCCACCCTCTCTTTTATGCATAGAGCATGTCTACAGCAGATTTTGAGCTCTGGAGAAATGTAGCCTAATCCTTGTTCCTGCTCTGTCCTTGCAGCTCCACATTTCGGCAGCAAACGGCTACGTCCaggctgcagagctgctgctggaggggGGGGCTCGCATGGACCTGAGAGATACGGATGGATGGCAGCCTCTTCATGCTGCAGCCTGCTGGGGTCAGGTAAGGTGAacacaacaggaaacaggaaagacataaaaacacacacacacacacacacacacacacacacacacacacacacacacacacacacacacacacacacacacacacacacacacacacacacacacacacacacacacacattaaggtTTCCTAACCCTTTATATAatttgctgctgttttgtttcagaTGCATGTGGCAGAGCTGCTGGTGTCTCATGGAGCCAGTCTCAATGCCAAGACCTTCCTAGAGGAGACCCCCATCGGTACATTAACACCTCGACACTCCTCAGTCTCACACTTATCAATACACCTGGTGGGGtgctgagaaaacaacatgtctTGTCCCAGCAGGGTCTCATTTCCAGCTTGTTCAGTCATTGCAAGTGTTAGATTTACCTAAACAGAATTTAAATCATCATTTAAACAGAACAAACCCACAACTTGAAACTATCCTGGGCCATTTGCACTGCTAGTTGCTgtagattttatatttttgatattttacaaCCTAAGCTGAAGTTAATATTCAGAATGAGAGACTGGaattacaaaaatacaaatataaatatatcagtttttttattaatatctCTTATTAAGCACAATATGCATGTTTACATTTGAAAGTAATACATGCTGATATGTTCTGCTTTCACCCTCCTCATCTTCAGATCTgtgtgaggatgaggagttCAGAGCCATCCTGCttgacctgaaacacaaacatgacatcatcatgaagTCACAGCTCAAACACAAGACCTCGCTATGCAGGCGAACATCCAGTGCAGGGAGCCGCGGGTAAGtgctgacctctgctggtgTTACACCTGCTACTACACCTGGTAGtaatgctttgtttttctgtttgttcgttttttaaacaaaaaatatgcAGAGTACCGATGGCTACGCCTTAATTTAATTCAAAAGGGCAGAATATCAATCTCACAGAATGATTTATCAGTGAAGGGAGTTATTGTGTGTTATGTAATCTGGCTTCTGGTTTatgtattgttttgtattgtgtatgttttttgttcatCTGCACTCTTTAAACTCTGTAAGAGCGAATACATGAGCAGatcattcatttcaaatgtgtccatatgtattttcatttagtaTAATCTAGAAATGTGTatcatataaagtgttaatgTGCTTAGAGAAtgctttaatttatttgttttcctggGTCAACAGAAAAGTGGTGCGGAGAGCCAGCCTGTCGGACAGACACAACCTGTGCCGTAAAGAGTACGAGACGGAGGCCATCGtgtggaggggagggagggaggaggagtacGAGAAAGAGAAGGAGTCAGATCAGGAGAATCACCAGGTGGTGAATGTAAGTACTCAGATTTCATTTATTCTTGTTGCTTGTGTTCTACACAGGATAAGGGAAGCATATTAAGGTGTCAAACTAGTATCCAAGTTTAACATCCTGTTGTTATGACAACCCTACATATACATTACATTTGTGAAGTCATCCTccgtttgatgtttttttttcaactgtgCTTAACCTGCATGCTATGAGACCTGACACGACTCTGAGATCATTTTAGCACAGGCAGAAAGGTGTTTAATGTTCGGCATATAATCATCTCCTCCACACATCACACATCAGGAGTCTAAATGTCACATTCTGCTGTAGGTgtgtttgagatttaaaaaaaaaacactacctCAAAGAAAGTCAAACAGTAGGAAACCACAACGGAAAAATTATTCACACAGAATCTTTTACAAACAGTAGAGCCAGCACATATGAATGCAGCGCAGTCTCTTACTCGCAGTCTCTTACTTCTCTTGCCAGTAGAGGAAAGACAACCCTCACACTTTTAACTTTAAGTACTGTCTCGCTCTTATGAAGTCAGGAGTGTCAGCTCAATTAAGCTTCCACAGACTGACTGCAGCAAAGTTAAGCAATTACTGACTGATTATAAAAACACTTGAAACGTAATACACCAAGCTCTGACATGTAGGACTGTGTTTGTAAAATTCAATCTTTTTTCAGGTAAGAAACTGTTGATTACAATGAACTATGACTCCCTGTAACagttgcagtaaaatatttggTTGAATATTCTTGCCACCAGAAGAAGTGTGATCTTCTTTGTACAGAGTCTGTCtttggttatttaaacatcCTAAAGAGAAGGGGGTTAAAGTAATCATTATTGATGTCCTGCAGGTCAAGCCGGCTGTAGCTGTGGAGCTGCTGGACAAGCCCATGCTGCCCACCATCCTCAAAGACGGCAACGGCAAACAGAACGGCCTCATCTCCACGACGACGTCCGTGCCGCCACAGCAGCCATCCAATGGCAACACACCATCGTCCGATAAGTCCGGGGTCGTCTCCACTCAGGAGGAAGCCTTGCCTAGGGAGCGCGCTCAGACTCTGTCAGAGCTCAAGAAACAGAGGTCCGCCGCCAAACTATTGAATCACCCGCTGTTCAATGGTCACTTAGGGAACGGCTCCACAGACTCCTTCTCTGATGCCAAAATCAACTCAGATGACCCCCGCATGCCGCTGGTCTCCTCCAATGGCAGCGCAGTTTACTACACGCCTGCCAGCGGCGACCCGCCCCTGCTTAAACTGAAACAGCCAATAGAAGAGGAGCCTCCGAAGATGCGGACCTGCTGCTGCATTTCATAGCTGGTCATGTGACTGTTAGAcagaacaggaagtgtttgcacagagaggaaggaaacaaGGACGATGCtgtgaggaggaaggaaggaaaagggGGTGTTTTCCTATCTTTGAGTGTCCCCTCGTCCCCTTCTTCTAACGTCTTCTGGCGCTGATGGTCGGcctgaagaagacaaagaatcAAATGACCCTCTCCCCAAATGCAGGCATGTTTCAATGtagcagaggagaagaaagaaatggaGCAGTGCCACTTTTTTCCTTTAAGATGACTCCTGGATTCAAATTCCTTTTCATATAAGGAGCCTCCCTGTAAGAAATGCCAAATGGATAGAAAGAGTGCGAGAAACTGTTACTCTGCTGTCTCTGTGCACCTTCAAGAATCAAGATGTGgacagttttttaaaactttttaccCAGAAACAGTGAAGAATTTGTGATAAAGAGAGCAGCAAAAAGGTACAAGAAGCATGATCTGCCTTCAGGACTGATGACGGAAGAGTCTTATTACCCCACATAAGGATGGTTATCATGTAATTAAACAAGATTTTTCTGCAAGACAAACTCACGTTTTTTGTCAAACCACATTGTTCTGCTTTTAAGCCACATTTCTCATTGTTTTCAGAAGAGCAGGAATGCAATCACACAAGGgtccagatgtttgtttgttttattcatcatATCAGCGACAACGAAACGAAGCAACAGGAGAGGAGTGACGTCTCTTTTCATGTTGAAATGCTGCCTGCATAAGCAAAGGGAAGGAACGCCATAAACAGTATTATAACATTCAGGAAGTGTACTTGTACAGCTAGAG contains:
- the ppp1r16b gene encoding protein phosphatase 1 regulatory inhibitor subunit 16B — encoded protein: MANHLELIQELQQLDKVPSLERLRAAQKRRTQQLKRWAVYEKEMQNKKRKADKKGRNANNLQQSDIKRRVSFAASVALLEASARNDPDEVRYLLKNNVSPDLCNEDGLTALHQCCIDNYEEMVKILLDRGASVNAQDNELWTPLHAAATCGHAGLVKILITHGADLLAVNSDGNMPYDLCEDDPTLDIIETAMANRGITQEMINETRASTERKMLGDIQELMRQGEEVNQQDSQGATLLHISAANGYVQAAELLLEGGARMDLRDTDGWQPLHAAACWGQMHVAELLVSHGASLNAKTFLEETPIDLCEDEEFRAILLDLKHKHDIIMKSQLKHKTSLCRRTSSAGSRGKVVRRASLSDRHNLCRKEYETEAIVWRGGREEEYEKEKESDQENHQVVNVKPAVAVELLDKPMLPTILKDGNGKQNGLISTTTSVPPQQPSNGNTPSSDKSGVVSTQEEALPRERAQTLSELKKQRSAAKLLNHPLFNGHLGNGSTDSFSDAKINSDDPRMPLVSSNGSAVYYTPASGDPPLLKLKQPIEEEPPKMRTCCCIS